TATGGCGCATGCAGGGTTCAAAGCTGTAATTGCGCAGTGGTAATGATGTTCAAGGAATGAACGCTGGACATGCACATCGgatctattattttattttcttactttATTTTCTTGGTGAAAAAATACAGGAAAGTTGAAATATAGCTCATGATCGAGTAATTAACCAAAATAATCAAGAAGGAAACATTTTGAATTTACCATTTGGCTGGAATCTGTTTATGgaatcaataattttaatcggAATCTATCCCTGTAATTGTCTTCTCACACCAATTCTTTGATAAATACCAATTATTTAGGAAATATCTGTCTTAAAAATGCATAAAATATAAAAAAGGAAATATACATTAAAAATCCATATATACGCCTACTGTTCACTTAAATGTTGGGGTATTCTTGTCAATGGTTTTTTCAAACCCAACGTTTTAATATggaaagttttctttcttctatttTTCTCCAAGCGAAGTTTCATTCGTATGGAGAAAAgagtttattaggttttggagatTTATGCAACAATggagaaaaaaaatgaatataAATTCCCGGAGGGATTACGTGTTTTGGTAGTTGATGACAGCCCTTCTTGCTTGAAATTTATCGAGGGTCTGCTCAAAAGTTGTCGCTATGAAGGTATTTCTCTTTTAGATTTTGTTccatttttgagttttttttgttTAACATTTAGGAATCAGTCATAATGATATGATATTTTCTTtgtcagaaattttgttaatgtcaTTTCAAATATAGAATAACAGCTTTTTGCTCATTTTTTCAGTATATTTAATGGAATGTTGATTAAGTATTGTATGTCATAATTTTATCAAATATAGAATACAATGTTATCAAAGAATTTGATTTGCATTTGACGCTTAGTTACTAATGCATTGGTTTTACAGTAACAAAGGAAACTTCAGCAGAATCCGCTCTTAATTTATTGAGAGAGAACAAGAACAACTTTGACATCGTCATAACAGATGTGCAATTCGAAATGGGAAAAGACGATGGTTTCAAACTTTTGGAAATTATAGGTCTTCAAATGGACATTCCGGTAATCAGTAAGTAAAGAAATAAACCTTATGTTTGCATTTTAATTATTAATTGTATTGTTTTGCcttataatgtatatatttaattCCAGTGATGTCTTCGAGTAACGATTACGACACGGTAATGAAAGGTGTAAAACATGGTGCTTGTGATTATATAGTGAAACCAGCATCATTGACAGAAATTCAGAATATATATCAACACGTGCTTAGGAAGAACGAATCCAGTGTAATTGATCAGAAATCTGAGAAACAAGAAATTGATCAAAACTCTAAGAAGAGAAACAATAACCAAATGAAAAACAATGAGGATGACACTAATAGCCATTCTTCTGATGAACAATTTTCTACTCATAAGAGAGCAAGGATTGCTTGGGATCTTGAGCTACACGGGAAGTTTCTTGCTGCATTTGAGAAGCTAGGACCCGATAGTAAGTATTGTGGGAGTCGTAGCTTCTATGTTATCCTAGTTATTTCGTAACTCAAAAAAACAAACTTTTTTATTCATTGTccttttgcttttgttttttggTTGAACAGAAGCCGTTCCATCGAAGATACTCTCAGAAATGGGCGTCCCAGGACTTACTCGCGAGAAGATTGCTAGTCATCTTCAGGTGATTAACTCTACTGCGATATGCACTTTGTAACTTTGAAAGTTAATTCTTGGGTTTTTCTACTTGTTAGTTCTCTTCTTACTCTTTGTTCTTTTTCATTCATAGAAGTACAGGAATTACTTGAAGAAGAATAGGGAGCAAAAATACAGTAACAACATTAGAGACAATGGAATAAATGGACATCTACGAAATTCAACTTTTGATGTAAGCTACTTCGGCAATCGTGAATCTGGTATTCATGGAAATTCAGGATTGAGTCTTCTAAGCCATCATAGTATGAATCCTAATCCAATGAACCGCTCTTTTGTAAGTTCACAAACACAGTTTCATTCTTTAAATCAACATGCTTTACCTCAACATCAATTTTCCTATGGTCGTGGTGCGGCAAATCAAAACTATCAGAGATCACAAGTTCGTGACCCCTTAATGACAAGAAGTTTACATAATCAGACATATATGAATGGTTTAAAAGCTCAAACTTTCTCTTCGGGTCCATATACGGAGAATACATACTCTAAGATTCCAGAACATAATACCAATATAGATTCTAGAGTaagtagttttcttttatttggagGCACACCAGGGTTACCTAAAAACAACTTATTTGATGTCCCTGGTTATCTTATGCCTGATGGTGCAAGCCTAAGTAATCTCACTACAGTTTTCCACAACGATTCTATGGTTAACATGGTTCATACTTCTCTCTCAGGTAAGTCttttaataatattaataaattaCAAAGTTCTCGTTCATTGTTGCGGTACTAATAAGTGCATGAATTGACCAGatgagatgaaataataaaataacttATAATGTCAATTACAATTATCTACAGTGAAAGATGAGATGAAAAACATCATTCCTTTGAGCGTACCGAGCTCAAATGCAGAAGAGTGTCCAAGAATTGACCAGATATCTTCGCTGGAGGAATTATTGGAAACAGATGCCTTTTGTAATTTTAGCAGTTCTAGTTCTACGGATGAGGATCTTAGTGTTGTATTCAAAAGGGTAAGACATCTCTTTGCTCAGGTGTTTTTCGCCTTATTATATTGAGTTTTGATAATATTTTTGTGTTTAAATGGGTTGTATGTATCCCTAGGAACCAAtagataataatatttttatatcATTGACATTCTTAATTTTTAAATAATCGTTTTTTAATAAAATCTATTTTGGGTTTGCAGTTTCAGTAGCAATAATGTGGTGTGGATTTTCAAAACCACAACAAATGGTACATATGAAAATCCTTATAATAAATATGCATGGGTTAACAATTTGTGCAAGTTTACAAGACGATTGTACAATCGGATGTCACTTGATGCGTTAAGATTTCCAAGAAAGGAAAAAAGATTACAGATTAGTGTTGCAgatttatattcatctttcttggTAGAGGTAATACAAAAGTAACTATTGTATCTAGATTTTATGATTGTCTTGTTATGAACGTCTAAAAACTTGTTTATGATTCTAGTGTTCTTTGTTTATAAGTTTTAAATTACATTAGAAATTAATTTTAAATTGAAATGATTGTTTTAAATTGGTAATGTTTTTTTTGTTCTCCATCTTCTTGTACCTCTAAAGAGACCCAAACAGTATAGAAATTACACACCTTCATGATTACCTTCACTAGAAAATAATATGCTAACTTGAACTAAGCTTTTCCGTGTGAAAAATCTTCTAGTGTACTTCGTATTTTTAATATCAGTCTCGCCATTGTTATTAGCTCAGAAACTATAAATGGCTAATGTTGCTGCATTTTCCCAAATTTTATATATGTAAAATATAATATGCATCTACAAGTGACGTGTTCTTTCCTTTTTACACATAACCATATGTGAAAAGAAATAAGGTTATAAGGCATTTTTTATTataggaaaaatatttttattaaggtTATAAGGTTACAAGACATTCAGAAGGTAATTGTTATGAAGttcttatattttctttttgCTTCATGTAAATGGAGAAGTACTTGCCAACTTGTCGTGCATGTGCAGAAAATGGTCATCAAATTTTACTACCATCATACCGTATTTGATTGGGCTTGTcgggaaaagaaaaaataatataaaatccaAAAAAGCATGCAGAGAACACAAAGATATTTGTTTGCTAAGCACATTGGGAGGAATTTCAACCCACACTTGGCTTCTTAATTTAGCAAAATTTGAATCTAGCAAGGTTGTCAGCTGCTCCAATATAACATCTATTTTGAAAAAAGTTCAACAATCACCTAGACTTTCAACGTTATAAGAGTATCTTCTTATCTTCCCGCCTAATTTTTACGAACATTTCATTTGACAACACATATTTCGTCATTGACTTTCTTAATTAAGTGtagatccatacccattttcatATGTTACTGGTTATGGACCTGAAATTAGGTTCAAATACAACTTAATAATCAATTTGGAAATAGGACACATAACTTCTTACTTCATTGTTGCATTCCATCAGAGGTTTCTAGTTAATAAAAGTCTtcctttatataaaaaaaaaatcaatttggaAATGAGTGTTTACGGCACAATTAACTTTTTCTGAATAAATTTTTTTAGATCCTACTAACCGGCTTAAATTTCTAATTCACCTATACCTAAATCTTATCAACTTAACAAcaaccaaataaaaaaattgtgttctttttttttgctcCAATAAACAAATCTCGGATTCCATATTCGGTTCAAGAGAATTAGATCAAAATAAGAATCCAATCTAACTATGCATATCTTGCACACTTACGACGATCTTTTAACATGTCTCTTAGCATATGGTATCTTTTTGAATGCAAGACAGCCTCCTTCAAACCAGAAGTGATCCACAGAATCTTCCCCTGTTTTTCATCCCACATAAGCTACTTTGTCTCTTCCAGATATCATGAAATCGGCTTGAGTCTTTTAGATCTGAAATCTGAAAAACAAGAAATTGACTGAAACTCTAAGAAAAGAAACAATAACCAAATGAAGAACAATGAGGATGACACTAGTGGCCATTCATTTAATATAAAATCCAAGAAAGCATGTAGAGAACACAAAGATGTTTTCTAAGCACATTGGGAGGACTTTCAACCCACACTTAGCTTCTTAAATTAGCAACCTTTGAATTTAGCAAGCTTGTCAGCTCCTCCAATATAACATCTATTTTGAAAACAAGTTCTACAATCACCTAGACTTTCGACGTTATAACGATGTCAAAGTTGTTCTTGTGCTCTTTTAATAAATTAAGAGAGGATTCTGCTAAAGTTACCTTTGTTACCGTAAACCATTACACAAGTAAGTGTCAAATGCAAATCAAATTATTTATTCTATATTTGATAAAATTATGACATGCAATACTTAATCAACATTTcattatatatattgaaaaatgaGCAAAAAAGATTGTTCTTCTATATTAGAAATGACACAAACAAAAGTTTtggaaaaaaaagatcaaatcatTATGTCAAATTCCTAAATCATGCATAAGAAAACTCAAAAATGGAACAAAATCTACCAAGTTAAAAGAGAAATACCTAGATAACGACAACTTTTAAGCGAACCCTCAATAAATTTCAAGCAAGGACTACCATCGGCTACCAAAACACGtaatccttccgggaacttatgctaattttttttctctattcTTACATGAATATCCTAAACCTAATCAACTCTTATTTCCATACGAATGAAACTTTGCTTAGAGAAACATAGAAGAACGAAAACTTGCCATATTAAAACGTTGGATTTGAAAACAACATGGACAAGAGCACCCCTAACATTTAAGTGAACAACAGAGATATATATGTAATTTGAAATGTATTTTCCTTTTATATCTTTTATACATTTTTAAGACAAAGATATTTCCTAAATAACTAAAAGTGAGAAATAGGTAGAGAGTGAATAGAGATAGAGAGGGGAAGGGGACAGAAAGGAAGGAGATTTTGTGAGTATGTATTCTCCGTATAAGGACCCGAAGAGAAAGTTTGAGCTTTTAAACCATTCATAGATGGATGATTATGTAAACTTCTCGTCATTAAGGGGTCATGAACTTGTGATCTCTGATAGTTTTGATTTGCCGCATCACGACCATAGGAAAATTAATATTGGGGTAAAGCATGTTGATTTAAAGAATGAATATGTGTTTGTGGACTTACAAAAGAGCGGTTCATAGGATTATGATTCATACTATGATGGATTAGAAGACTCAATCCTAAGTTTCCATGAATACCAGATTCACGATTGCCGAAGTAGCTTACATCAAAAGTCGAATAACGATGTCATCAAATTTTATTACCATCATACCTGTATTTGATTGGCCTTGTCGGAGAAAGATCATAATATAAAATCCAAAAAAGCATGCAGAGAACACAAAGATATTTGCTAAGAACATTGGGAGGACTTTCAACCCACGCCTGGCTTCTTAATTTTGCAAACTTTGAATTTAACAATCTTGTCAGCTGCTCCAATATAACATCTATTTTAAAAACAAGTTCAACAATCACCTAGACTTTCAACGTTATAAGTGTATCTTCTTATCTTCCCGTTTAATTTTTACGAACatttctgtaggatcagaatctcgcaatgacaatgtttcagcgaaattatcagtgacacagcacaacagcgtcgtagaacaatttcataaatgataaaataaatgacgtcagctaagatcacgagaaagatatgataatcctgcgaaaattagagagtttgcgaaattaacatctgtaaggttgcgagaatgtcgcaaaccatacccaaaaatatgggacagattagctgtcatccactatgtacttccttataaatagtcgttcgaattgtaaagagagagagagagatctttttgaggaagaaacaagtaaataggagagagaaagtttagagcatagattattcttgagttctttatcttttcttgtaagaacatccaaagattaatcaataaaattaagaatataaacctaaaataagttgattaataatgaaattacatgaagagtgtagtgtaggatttcctgcaactacataatggcgctagaaacagggaggagttgaagattattctagaaaaagctaaaaattgatattgagatttgtgaaaatttaaagtgattgattaagaatttttcataatttcttgcaatactgttaatattgaagaaatggctagaagaagaaatacatctgaacaaccgactactattagaagaagcaaaagaattgttggaagagaaagaatTGAAatgagagaatctactagaataagaaataatagagaaaatcaaattcaaccgccaattcaacaaacattcgttcaagagaggaatacagattatgacagggtgagcatacacacttggcgatcaaattcagcagaagaaatagaagaagagcaacaaaacagaaattatagacaggaagagagaaatcaagaagcagatgaaggaataattcatggaggtgaggaaattggagcgttagaaacattgagacgaagaatacatgaagaaagaagagctgaggcagaagaacgtgcgaatttaacaaggcaaaatcacgaattaaggatggagaatataagactacagaatagaagatcgagaagtattacaaaatcatattcaagatcgactagaagagaaatgaggcgaaattcacccacaatcaatgctggaaacaatattcaagaagaaatatcaaatcctaatgaagaatatcgcgaaaatagagaaagaattgatgatcgttacattccacaaaaagaaacttttgatgatgggcaaattggaggaaatcaagagaacggacaaaatcaggaacaaaataaccaagatggcgaaggaaatcaagaggaaagaagaagaattttacatgtgagagaaactcaaagaaatcaacagacaattgaagaagaaattgaaagcattatgctgaacaagcacgtttaatccgcgaacgtgaaagattgagagcgaaaatggaagaacaagagcttcaggagacaattcgccagaacaatcatgacaatcgagaaagaaggcgtacacaaaaccggaataacgacaatctcaatgaggagtatgatagagtaaagagaatggttgaaagacagcgaattgaattgataagaaatgaacaaaattatggaggggaaaatgaaaggcatcatcatttgcgaattcaagatagagatgaggaagagaatcgccgaacaagacgagatgaggataatgaagaagagatgcaaaatttcgtgagagaagatagacgtgaacgcagaagaagagaagcaaaattaaagaaaccaatggatcaagattcaggtgtaaataaacaaatcttgaaagaatagaagaaatgagaggaatgctaaataacagaggagaagtaggtagaagacaattggatgaggcaatagaagaagctgcgaaaactccatttacaagggaagtacaattaggaggaataccaccgaaatgcaattttcccgcattaaccagcatttttgatggaacaacttgtgcaattcagcacattaaagcctatgtgaggtgcatgttacaatgggaaaatcatgatgcggtattgtacaaatatttcgcatccagcttaacaggagaagcgttaaaatggtttgaaggtttaccaaagaatacaataacctccttcaatcaattgcagactacattcttgggagcatatataagtaataattcctcacgacctggtatagaagatgtgtttggattaaaacaaaggattggcgaaagtttgaaacacttgactaaaagatagAGAAATATGTGTAGCAAAAtggatggccgtgtagatgagagatatctcatattatcatttatcaatgctatgtttgcaacaaacctattgtatgtccaaattttcagagtcaagaatacgattacaatgactgaattgtgagaacttcaagaagaatacatttctctagaggaaaggaaaaatgaaatggaatcatatccagttgcgaacaccagctcacaaacagcgaatgcaagcttattacccaagctaataaacacagtggcgaatacttcgcaagtacaacaagagaaggtgacaagtaacaatcagcagaaattggtagctatggggagccgagatcaagaagagtatgaaagagaaagaaatttctacaatcgtggaggaaataacaagattcaaaggctcgatcaaccgcaagaaacttatggaggtcaaaggcaaaactataataaaggacaaggaagtcacaaggtaatatgggaagaaatcaagatgccacctctaaatgcaagtgtggagaagatatgggaagctataatctttatggaaaatataccaacaccttggaacatgggaacggaaccacctccaaaccacagaagtcatgaattttgttctcatcatcattttcatggacataccacaaacgattgcagaaatgtaaaaagaattatttttagaATGATAGagcaaggaaaactaaacgactttctggtagggaatctgcaatctcaaccattaccaccaccaccagaacatcacaaagtgaatacgatgaaaaagaaagaaacattcttcatagaagtaggtgcaaaagaaaaaaatctattttgtcactctatcatacattcatataagacaattgaagattttcatgataatgttttgagtagagtgttcgcaggagataatgatggaagagaaattatgaatattgcgaaaatttcgccactagaggaatggcagaaacagatcatttcttttactgcagaagaaattcccgaaggagaagaggtgcatgacaatccattggtaataaaattagaaattaatccaaaatcgaaagaaaatgaggatgatgaagctgaagattcatgggcaatcaatagaattctagtcgatactggaagctctgtgaacatcttattttatcatacttataaaaccatgggtggaagagatgatgatcttataccatcaacatataagatatatggttttaatggtactgctaacaagcctaaaggggaggttactatgcgaattccattgaaaggaatatcttctgaaatctcattctgtgtcatTGATGtaaaatcaccctacaatgcgttaattggtcgaccttggatacatgggattctaggtgtagattCAAATTTCCGCCAGtgtatcaaattccctcacccgaatggtgtaggaatcataaagggagattgggtcgaagaaaagaaatgttgcgaaactgagatagaatcttgtgaaggaagagcaaacaagaaggaaaactggcgacacaaagttaaagatgtacaaagaagtgaaaggttgatggtggatacaatcgaaaggaaaggagaagagatgttgcgaaattaatgctagctcggaataaaaatgatgaacatatcactaccaaggaagcagtagcagaaaataataaagaagcagaggatggcaaaggtaataataacaagaaatgtatgaatgattaagttgttgcgatactctcgcaataagtaaaattctcaaaaatacatttgattgaacaacaaaattgagattgcgaaattcagatacactATACATTTGAGTGCAAGGACttcctgcgattttttcgcaatgacaaaAGGTGGAATAagaagacctttaattaggaaggcaaaataagaccacacgggaatgaaattttgaaaagaaacaaaatttacttcgcacaagattgcgaagttatacaataagaatttttttatgaaatctctcatttggatttaaataatagaggcaagtatgggaatgtatgaaattagaaaatgttatttgcttccatatgatagatttactcaaagattcaagaattaatgattatattgattaaatgtattgcaaagaagaattgttttaatcaatgcaggtcaaaatgaaagaaatacaaatatacagaaagaagaaataaatgtacaagtattacaaagaatcaaagaaagaaataaagactacttcttggttaatcctcattatcttcattagacttattcccttcttcgtctgcgtcagaatcttcatcaccatcagaacttccattactatcagattcttcatcgccagcttcgctatcagagataatcaaactaggagtattctgtgggatttcttccaaaagacaaggataatcagaatgtgggatattatgatcatcacaaaccatttggataatttgattgcgaaaatgcatagcatcattcttaaaattcgcaacggtgatcttgatttgattctttaatctagaatacttgtcgctGCGAGaaaaaagattctttgcgagttcctcctttttagcttcgagttcctcaatcttttcacgatatctattttcagaatctgcgagcaaaacacaatcaattattaacttgatgagaattcataagaagcaaaaaattagtgaagaagagcagttagtaaccttctctgtcagaaattatatctctaatcaaggttgtatgctcaacttggagactaacatttacacctaagtcttttctagcatcatctaagattttcgcagcccaaacaaattcatcctcactacttataagaagacgagaacgaatttgattttccctttcgcagagttcgatattcttgcggttagtttcatctcgttcaagttgaacttcaagaagagcctcttggaacctcgccagagccttggcaccttgatcagagatgcgatccttatcatctatgagaccactaattttggttcttaactcattggttttttctttagaatcaagaaggagacgcttaaatcgattggctaagactaaactagatctatgatcaatttctaagaggataaatttagatctaagctcatttagagaaagagaagaaattctatcatttgagaagctatttaaggaattgttaagacgctcaagaagagtatcattatccaaggcattaggaaatgaacgaagaagggtagcttcatcagaaagaccataaatgtctgcaaaaaggatcgtttaaaatatgataaaacaacaggatgaatgaataaagaaaaaagagaaaagtaacataccgtaaagctgattattagcttgctgaagactagaaattttgttcttatacgaggaagaatcaatttctaattgtttgtttttctcgcgaagacttttaacttcagcttccaattcttcattctttttgtgaaattgaagattcttctttt
This is a stretch of genomic DNA from Papaver somniferum cultivar HN1 chromosome 1, ASM357369v1, whole genome shotgun sequence. It encodes these proteins:
- the LOC113329238 gene encoding two-component response regulator ARR18-like — protein: MEKKNEYKFPEGLRVLVVDDSPSCLKFIEGLLKSCRYEVTKETSAESALNLLRENKNNFDIVITDVQFEMGKDDGFKLLEIIGLQMDIPVIMMSSSNDYDTVMKGVKHGACDYIVKPASLTEIQNIYQHVLRKNESSVIDQKSEKQEIDQNSKKRNNNQMKNNEDDTNSHSSDEQFSTHKRARIAWDLELHGKFLAAFEKLGPDKAVPSKILSEMGVPGLTREKIASHLQKYRNYLKKNREQKYSNNIRDNGINGHLRNSTFDVSYFGNRESGIHGNSGLSLLSHHSMNPNPMNRSFVSSQTQFHSLNQHALPQHQFSYGRGAANQNYQRSQVRDPLMTRSLHNQTYMNGLKAQTFSSGPYTENTYSKIPEHNTNIDSRVSSFLLFGGTPGLPKNNLFDVPGYLMPDGASLSNLTTVFHNDSMVNMVHTSLSVKDEMKNIIPLSVPSSNAEECPRIDQISSLEELLETDAFCNFSSSSSTDEDLSVVFKRFQ